One Eurosta solidaginis isolate ZX-2024a chromosome 5, ASM4086904v1, whole genome shotgun sequence DNA segment encodes these proteins:
- the mkg-p gene encoding terminal uridylyltransferase Tailor, with product MARPATSLPVTTKNLNPKPNQVQVKRDSLKCTICSQQFDHLKDCLRHELLMHNNEKAANRPQKSLRHKVNAIINNLKTDDQQTLHTSLSNALHKCEPGQELASIFTFHRMNDENLCMVYERINSSLRKDLHALKSINIYPFGSFVTGLALRDSDIDLYIDHPEVNQIGQSTYWQYISPSQRGIFNRINDILHRSKSFTDVIAIRQARVPIIKCKHSSTGFSMDINLSCPSSVHNTNFLRDLLKLDKRLHELMVFLKVWAKQLQLIGRGNMNSYCLITLVIFYLQQSLPNRAPLLPSIAKLQENIAPQYVVGVNYAYKFPNNVPALPRNQTTSNLIQGFFEFYCNFEFENFLIAPCIGKVIPIEKFKNDTYKYSAYRNQLQLISKMFKKPVEPFQIGRCFHLQDPFALNHNIGKAIAPPNLEYFRNCLQQACSIYKDPNISTDAQRYEALLYGIVERIAQEARVAAEQSNTSSNNGTVGGNNPPNELSLRLTPSRAEQRAIANSVDSNKGSQKKINQLWVEHYLEIIPEIITDIYCLDLQSATPTHSDKQQRLDNTDRAITWQVSGSVDQWTGRLHQRCNNKTFMQVQLEQTKNFLKERRQKAAFSVQLNGVITLNILNDCSAIELTIAPRNKKGTTLSKKDPLHKFFNMFKCSIQNFNLKEWLDMSANKKI from the exons ATGGCTCGTCCAGCGACGTCATTGCCAGTGACAACAAAAAATCTTAACCCAAAACCTAACCAAGTGCAGGTAAAACGTGACAGCCTTAAATGTACCATATGCTCACAGCAGTTCGATCATTTAAAAGATTGCTTAAGGCACGAACTTTTAATGCATAATAATGAAAAGGCAGCAAATAGACCACAAAAATCTTTACGCCACAAAGTTAACGCTATCATCAACAATCTCAAAACAGATGATCAACAAACACTACACACTAGCTTAAGTAATGCATTGCATAAATGTGAACCAGGACAAGAACTTGCAAGTATATTCACATTTCATCGAATGAATGATGAAAATCTCTGTATGGTTTATGAGCGTATCAATAGTTCGCTGAGGAAGGATCTGCATGCACTAAAATCAATAAATATTTATCCATTTGGCTCATTTGTTACAGGGTTAGCATTGCGCG ATAGCGACATCGATTTGTACATAGATCACCCTGAGGTAAATCAAATAGGACAATCAACCTATTGGCAGTATATAAGCCCCTCACAACGTGGCATCTTTAATCGTATAAATGATATTTTACATCGTAGTAAATCTTTTACTGATGTCATCGCCATACGGCAGGCTCGTGTACCCATAATCAAATGTAAACACAGCTCTACAGGATTTAGTATGGACATAAATTTATCATGTCCAAGTAGTGTACACAATACAAATTTTCTGCGTGATCTCTTGAAGCTGGATAAAAGATTGCATGAATTAATGGTCTTCCTTAAAGTATGGGCAAAACAATTGCAGTTGATCGGTCGTGGGAATATGAATAGCTATTGCCTTATTACTTTGGTAATATTTTATTTACAGCAATCTCTACCAAACCGCGCTCCACTGTTGCCCTCAATTGCTAAATTACAAGAAAATATTGCTCCTCAATATGTAGTGGGTGTAAATTACGCTTATAAGTTTCCAAACAATGTACCAGCATTGCCACGTAACCAGACCACCTCAAACCTAATTCAgggattttttgaattttattgcaattttgagtttgaaaattttttaattgcacCTTGTATAGGTAAAGTGATACCAATAGAGAAATTTAAAAATGATACCTATAAATATTCAGCTTATCGTAATCAATTGCAACTCATAAGcaaaatgtttaaaaagccaGTAGAACCCTTTCAG ATTGGACGATGCTTTCACCTACAGGATCCATTTGCCCTCAACCACAATATTGGCAAAGCGATTGCACCACCTAATTTAGAATATTTTCGTAATTGTTTACAACAAGCTTGTAGTATTTACAAGGATCCAAATATATCAACGGATGCTCAACGTTATGAAGCTCTACTCTACGGAATTGTGGAACGTATTGCACAGGAAGCGAGAGTCGCCGCTGAACAGTCCAACACAAGCAGTAATAATGGCACTGTTGGTGGGAATAATCCTCCAAATGAATTAAGTTTACGTTTAACCCCATCGCGTGCGGAACAGCGTGCAATCGCAAACTCTGTTGATAGTAACAAAGGCTCACAGAAAAAAATTAATCAATTATGGGTTGAACATTATCTTGAAATCATACCCGAAATAATCACCGATATTTATTGCCTAGATTTGCAATCAGCCACACCCACTCACAGTGATAAACAACAGCGTTTAGACAATACTGATCGCGCAATCACCTGGCAGGTTAGTGGCTCTGTGGATCAATGGACAGGACGTTTACATCAACGTTGTAATAATAAAACTTTTATGCAAGTACAACTGGagcaaaccaaaaattttttgaaagaacGTCGTCAAAAAGCAGCATTTTCTGTACAATTGAATGGCGTTATCACATTGAATATATTGAATGATTGCTCGGCAATCGAATTAACTATAGCACCACGCAACAAAAAAGGCACTACTTTATCTAAGAAAGATCCTTtgcataaatttttcaatatGTTTAAATGtagcatacaaaattttaatttaaaagagtGGCTAGATATGAGTgcgaacaaaaaaatttag